A DNA window from Choristoneura fumiferana chromosome 2, NRCan_CFum_1, whole genome shotgun sequence contains the following coding sequences:
- the LOC141444749 gene encoding cyclin-A1-like yields the protein MASFRIHEDQENTSLAIRKENAEVFAAAQRRALGDLSHFACNQNRNIKLSGLTNGPCKVQDEARTVRQINNEKNIVPPVAQFRAFSVYEDKPSEIEVKKREPTFKPFVPKDTKKESFFISAAENVRVLCAQTEKQSDRQTAEPPKRLPLQEKKDVVESPMSIADSSVLSMSITKNESDILEFTVEEEVEEDEEDTTTAQTDREMFFHVAEYRQDIYEYMREIEVKHRAKPGYMRKQPDITHVMRSVLIDWLVEVCDEYGQQSETLHLAVSYVDRFLSYMSVVRTKLQLVGTAATYIAAKYEEVYPPEVSEFVYITDDTYSKREVLRMEHLILKVLSFDLSTPTSLAFLSHYCISNGLPKKMFHLAAYIAELSLLEADPYLQYKPSVIAAASLATARHCLLCRGCTAGERSDNADYTIDDACGAAAWPSEVAEGAGYTLGELAPCLRELARTHANAAKQPYQAIVDKYRNNKYDGVSAITARPMLPVAAYVPPAATAAAGARDSSRSS from the exons ATGGCATCATTTAGAATTCACGAAGATCAAGAAAATACTTCTCTAGCGATCAGAAAAGAAAATGCTGAGGTGTTCGCTGCTGCTCAGCGGCGTGCTCTCGGTGACCTCAGCCACTTCGCTTGCAACCAGAACCGGAATATCAAACTG TCCGGATTGACAAATGGACCCTGCAAAGTTCAAGATGAGGCACGAACGGTGCGTCAAATCAATAATGAAAAGAACATCGTGCCTCCCGTGGCGCAGTTTCGCGCTTTTAGCGTATACGAAGACAAGCCTTCAGAGATAGAGGTGAAGAAACGCGAGCCAACCTTCAAGCCTTTTGTACCTAAGGATACTAAGAAAGAGAGTTTTTTCATCAGCGCCGCCGAAAACGTGCGTGTATTGTGCGCTCAGACTGAAAAGCAATCAGATCGGCAAACTGCAGAACCTCCCAAAAG ACTGCCTTTACAAGAGAAGAAAGATGTGGTTGAGTCGCCCATGTCAATTGCTGACTCTAGTGTGCTGTCCATGTCCATCACGAAGAATGAGAGTGACATCCTTGAGTTCACAGTCGAGGAAGAAGTTGAGGAAGATGAGGAGGACACAACCACTGCTCAGACGGATAGAGAGATGTTCTTCCATGTTGCGGAATATCGCCAGGATATTTATGAGTACATGAGGGAAATTGAG GTTAAACACAGAGCAAAACCAGGATATATGCGAAAGCAGCCAGACATCACACATGTCATGCGCTCTGTCCTCATCGATTGGCTGGTGGAAGTTTGTGATGAGTATGGGCAGCAGAGTGAGACACTACATCTGGCAGTTTCATATGTGGACCGCTTTTTGTCATACATGAGTGTTGTTCGGACAAAGCTTCAGCTGGTTGGTACTGCTGCTACATATATTGCAGC AAAATACGAAGAAGTGTATCCACCAGAAGTATCAGAGTTTGTTTACATTACCGATGACACTTACTCAAAGCGCGAAGTCCTGCGCATGGAGCACCTGATTCTGAAAGTGCTATCTTTCGACCTGTCCACGCCCACGTCGCTAGCTTTTCTGTCGCACTACTGTATCTCCAATGGACTGCCCAAGAAGATGTTCCATTTGGCTGCT TACATCGCGGAGCTGTCCCTACTGGAGGCCGACCCGTATCTACAGTACAAGCCGTCAGTGATCGCGGCCGCCTCACTTGCCACCGCCCGCCATTGTCTGCTGTGTCGCGGATGCACCGCCGGCGAACGATCTGACAACGCTGACTATACTATCGATGAT GCGTGCGGCGCGGCGGCGTGGCCGTCGGAGGTGGCCGAGGGCGCGGGGTACACGCTGGGTGAGCTGGCGCCGTGCCTGCGCGAGCTGGCCCGCACCCATGCCAACGCCGCCAAACAACCCTACCAGGCCATCGTCGACAAGTATCGGAACAACAA ATACGACGGTGTGTCAGCGATCACGGCGCGGCCGATGCTGCCGGTTGCGGCGTACGTCCCACCCGcggccaccgccgccgccggcgcgcGGGACTCCTCCCGCTCTAGCTAA